A portion of the Anoxybacillus gonensis genome contains these proteins:
- a CDS encoding HIT family protein, producing MSDCIFCKIINRDIPAAKVFENEHVIAFLDISQVTKGHTLVVPKVHKENIYELTSDIAQRVFEVVPTIANAIREQFSPEGINILSNNGEIAGQTVFHYHMHIIPRYGKGDGFGAVWKSHQSDYTFDELQHIASQIKQGL from the coding sequence ATGAGCGACTGTATTTTTTGTAAAATTATAAACCGAGACATTCCTGCCGCAAAAGTATTTGAAAACGAGCATGTCATCGCCTTTTTAGACATTAGCCAAGTGACGAAAGGACATACGCTCGTCGTCCCGAAAGTACATAAAGAAAATATTTATGAATTAACTTCAGACATCGCCCAACGTGTATTTGAGGTCGTTCCGACAATCGCCAATGCGATTCGTGAACAGTTTTCCCCAGAAGGCATCAATATTTTAAGCAACAACGGAGAAATTGCGGGACAAACCGTTTTCCATTATCATATGCATATTATTCCGCGATACGGTAAAGGGGATGGATTCGGGGCTGTGTGGAAATCACATCAAAGCGACTACACGTTTGATGAGTTACAACATATCGCTTCGCAAATAAAACAAGGTTTATAA
- a CDS encoding rhodanese-like domain-containing protein gives MGTWINVVLIILLIYFVAAKMLPTKGVEHITPDELKEKLKQTKDRQFIDVRTPAEYRARNIRQFKNIPLHQLADQLHELDREKETIVICQSGMRSNQAAKILVKNGFKRVVNVRGGMNAWND, from the coding sequence ATGGGTACATGGATTAATGTCGTTCTCATCATTTTGCTTATTTATTTTGTTGCGGCAAAAATGTTGCCGACAAAAGGTGTGGAGCATATTACACCAGATGAGTTAAAAGAAAAATTAAAACAAACGAAAGACCGCCAATTTATTGATGTACGCACACCTGCGGAATATCGTGCGCGCAACATTCGTCAATTTAAAAATATCCCGCTTCATCAGTTGGCTGATCAACTACATGAGCTCGATCGCGAGAAAGAAACGATTGTTATTTGCCAAAGCGGCATGCGCAGCAATCAAGCAGCGAAAATATTAGTGAAAAATGGTTTTAAGCGCGTCGTCAATGTGCGTGGCGGCATGAACGCTTGGAACGACTAA
- a CDS encoding YjcZ family sporulation protein: protein MGAGVGYANGFALIVVLFILLIIVGAAWLY, encoded by the coding sequence ATGGGTGCAGGAGTAGGATATGCAAACGGATTTGCGTTAATCGTTGTGTTGTTTATTTTATTAATTATCGTTGGTGCAGCTTGGTTATACTAA
- a CDS encoding peptidylprolyl isomerase, with the protein MKKWTVAMSAAAMLALSACNNGSDVVVETKAGNITKDELYNEMKERFGKDVLRDLVHEKVLSKKFKVTDKEIDKEIENLKEMYGVQYDLAVQQNGEEAIRNMVKLDLLRQKAAMEDIKVSDEELKKYYNEYKPKVKASHILVDDEKTAKEIKAKLEKGEDFAKLAKEYSKDTGSAQNGGDLGWFGPGKMVEEFEKAAYALKVGEVSDPVKTQFGYHIIKVTDKEEKKSFDEMKEEMEYEVKKSKLDASKVQSKLDKLMKEANVDIKDKSLKDALKSE; encoded by the coding sequence ATGAAAAAATGGACAGTTGCAATGTCGGCAGCGGCAATGCTTGCGCTTTCGGCTTGTAATAACGGATCAGACGTTGTCGTCGAAACGAAGGCAGGCAACATTACAAAAGACGAGCTATATAACGAAATGAAAGAGCGTTTCGGGAAAGATGTGTTGCGCGATCTTGTACATGAGAAAGTTTTAAGCAAAAAATTTAAAGTAACAGATAAAGAAATCGATAAGGAAATCGAAAATTTAAAAGAGATGTATGGCGTTCAATATGATTTAGCGGTGCAACAAAACGGAGAAGAAGCGATTCGCAACATGGTAAAACTTGATTTGTTGCGACAAAAAGCTGCGATGGAAGATATAAAAGTGTCCGATGAAGAATTGAAAAAATATTATAATGAATATAAGCCGAAAGTGAAAGCGAGCCACATTTTAGTGGACGATGAAAAAACAGCAAAAGAAATTAAAGCGAAATTAGAAAAAGGCGAGGATTTTGCGAAATTAGCAAAAGAATATTCGAAAGATACCGGTTCTGCTCAAAATGGCGGCGATTTAGGTTGGTTTGGACCTGGAAAAATGGTTGAAGAATTTGAAAAAGCAGCTTATGCGTTAAAAGTCGGTGAAGTAAGCGACCCAGTGAAAACGCAATTTGGCTACCATATCATTAAAGTGACAGATAAAGAAGAGAAAAAGTCGTTTGATGAAATGAAAGAAGAAATGGAATACGAAGTGAAAAAGAGCAAACTCGATGCATCGAAAGTGCAATCGAAACTTGATAAGCTTATGAAAGAAGCGAATGTCGACATTAAAGACAAATCGTTAAAAGACGCATTAAAAAGCGAATAA
- a CDS encoding ABC transporter ATP-binding protein gives MALLQVQHIFGGYTKQNILDDVSFTVQKGEVVALIGLNGAGKSTTIKHIIGFMQPRKGTITINDITFQDDPEQYRAQFTYIPEMPALYEELTLEEHLRLTAMAYGVSDEAYEQRVSTLLKAFRLEKKLNAFPAFFSKGMKQKVMIMCAFLVDVPLYIIDEPFVGLDPLAIQALLQLIEERKKEGAGILMSTHILATAERYCDSFVILHNGQIKAIGSLPMLQEQLHMPHATLDDIYIELTKEETNDD, from the coding sequence ATGGCGCTATTACAAGTTCAACACATATTCGGGGGCTATACGAAACAAAACATTTTAGATGACGTATCGTTTACTGTACAAAAAGGGGAAGTCGTTGCGTTAATCGGGTTAAATGGGGCAGGAAAAAGCACGACGATTAAACATATTATCGGCTTCATGCAACCACGTAAAGGGACGATTACGATCAACGACATAACGTTTCAAGACGACCCAGAACAATATCGGGCGCAATTTACATACATTCCCGAAATGCCTGCTTTATACGAAGAATTAACGTTAGAAGAACATTTACGCCTCACTGCTATGGCTTATGGCGTATCGGATGAAGCGTATGAACAGCGCGTGTCAACATTGTTGAAGGCGTTTCGGCTTGAGAAAAAATTGAATGCGTTCCCTGCGTTTTTTTCAAAAGGGATGAAACAAAAAGTGATGATTATGTGCGCTTTTTTAGTAGACGTCCCTCTTTATATCATTGATGAACCGTTTGTTGGATTAGATCCGCTCGCCATTCAAGCGTTGCTTCAGCTTATTGAGGAGAGAAAAAAAGAAGGGGCAGGCATTCTTATGTCAACGCACATTTTAGCGACAGCAGAGCGGTATTGTGATTCGTTTGTCATTTTACATAACGGACAAATAAAAGCAATCGGATCATTGCCGATGCTTCAAGAACAGCTACATATGCCTCATGCGACGTTAGATGATATATACATCGAATTAACAAAGGAAGAGACGAACGATGATTGA
- a CDS encoding ABC transporter permease, translating to MIDGKQLWKQRMAAHMAEVRRYGRYMFNDHLLLVLLISIGAGAVFYKRAVDELTSFPYAIVAALLLAFAVTQGGVRTFVKEADAVFLLPVERRLRPYFWRAVGYSFFLHLSVSLAVFVVLLPLHVKFSVQPFSVVAIAIVLLTGWNTFVQWQEEARIGRDRFHTFVRFFVNVTLFYFLLLKQYVWMLVPLLFMVIIARHVNLKGRKNGVQWEQLLADERKRMQAFYRLAHAFVDVPYIKHTVKKRTWLRFFFRLLDRSHMRPYTYLYVRTFFRAGDYFGLFVRLTAIGSIFIFTLPRGVEWFALLCAYATALQLLSIRSYHRGHSLLFLYPLSPHEARRSFMRVLLVIGGSQALIFAMVAYIAHSVFVMLWTFFVVFICYVAVVFYVGKKREAV from the coding sequence ATGATTGATGGAAAACAGTTATGGAAACAGCGAATGGCCGCTCATATGGCGGAAGTGAGACGATACGGTCGATATATGTTTAATGATCATTTATTGCTCGTCTTACTTATTAGTATCGGGGCGGGTGCGGTATTTTATAAGCGGGCAGTCGATGAACTGACGTCGTTTCCTTACGCGATCGTTGCGGCGCTTCTGCTCGCTTTTGCGGTGACGCAAGGCGGGGTGCGGACGTTCGTCAAAGAGGCGGATGCGGTGTTTCTTCTTCCGGTGGAAAGACGGCTTCGCCCTTATTTTTGGCGCGCAGTGGGATATAGTTTTTTTCTTCACTTGTCCGTTTCGCTCGCTGTCTTCGTCGTTCTTTTGCCTCTTCATGTGAAGTTTTCTGTTCAGCCATTTTCAGTTGTCGCGATAGCGATTGTGTTATTAACGGGGTGGAATACATTCGTTCAATGGCAAGAGGAGGCACGAATCGGGCGAGATCGCTTTCACACATTCGTTCGCTTTTTTGTGAACGTGACGTTATTTTATTTTTTATTATTGAAACAATATGTATGGATGCTTGTCCCTTTATTGTTCATGGTCATCATCGCGCGACATGTGAACTTAAAAGGGAGAAAAAACGGAGTGCAATGGGAACAGCTGCTTGCAGATGAGCGAAAGCGAATGCAAGCATTTTATCGGCTTGCACATGCGTTTGTCGATGTTCCATACATCAAACATACAGTCAAAAAACGAACGTGGCTTCGTTTCTTTTTCCGTTTACTCGATCGTTCACATATGCGACCGTATACGTATTTGTACGTACGCACCTTTTTCCGCGCAGGCGACTATTTCGGTTTGTTCGTTCGCTTAACAGCGATCGGTAGCATCTTTATTTTTACGTTGCCTCGCGGTGTAGAGTGGTTTGCTCTTTTGTGTGCTTATGCCACAGCGCTTCAACTGCTTTCGATTCGTTCGTATCACCGAGGTCACTCCCTGTTGTTTCTTTATCCGTTGTCGCCTCATGAGGCGCGTCGGTCGTTTATGCGCGTACTACTTGTTATTGGGGGGAGCCAGGCGCTTATTTTTGCGATGGTTGCATATATCGCTCACAGCGTTTTTGTTATGCTATGGACGTTTTTTGTTGTTTTTATTTGTTATGTTGCGGTGGTATTTTATGTCGGAAAGAAACGAGAAGCAGTTTAA
- a CDS encoding M20 family metallopeptidase: MKTLLFHKLHEYYDDMVAIRRHFHQHPELSFQEYKTAAYIANYYKQLGIPVRTNVGGNGVVATIHGQQGGKTVALRADFDALPIQDEKDVPYKSTVPGVMHACGHDGHTATLLVLAKALYELREHWSGTIVCIHQHAEEYAPGGAKAMIEDGCLEGVDAIFGTHLWATEPTGVIQYRTGPIMAAADRFQIVIQGSGGHGAEPHKTKDAIVTASQLVLHLQQIVSRRVDPLEPAVVSIGSFVSDNAFNVIADRATLVGTVRTFSEQVRNDIEREIEQIVKGTCIANGCTYEYTYMRGYPPVVNHEDETKFLVATAREIEDVTNVVEIQPHMGGEDFAYYLQHVKGTFFFTGAKAETTTIAYPHHHPKFDFDERAMLIAAKTLGLTAINYMKKNEKPF; this comes from the coding sequence ATGAAAACGTTGTTATTTCATAAACTTCACGAATATTATGACGACATGGTGGCGATTCGTCGCCATTTCCATCAACATCCTGAGCTATCGTTTCAAGAGTATAAAACAGCCGCGTATATTGCCAATTATTATAAACAACTCGGCATTCCTGTTCGAACAAATGTCGGAGGAAATGGAGTAGTCGCCACCATCCACGGCCAACAAGGCGGAAAAACAGTAGCACTTCGGGCGGACTTCGATGCTCTCCCGATTCAAGATGAAAAAGATGTCCCTTACAAATCGACCGTTCCGGGTGTCATGCACGCATGTGGACATGATGGACATACGGCCACGTTGCTTGTGCTTGCTAAGGCGCTTTATGAATTGCGCGAGCATTGGAGCGGCACGATCGTGTGCATTCATCAGCACGCAGAAGAATACGCACCAGGCGGAGCAAAAGCGATGATTGAAGACGGTTGTTTAGAAGGAGTAGACGCCATTTTTGGCACACATTTATGGGCAACAGAGCCAACAGGTGTCATTCAATATCGTACAGGGCCGATCATGGCAGCTGCAGACCGGTTCCAAATTGTTATTCAAGGCTCTGGCGGTCACGGCGCAGAACCTCACAAAACGAAAGATGCGATCGTTACTGCATCACAGCTTGTCCTGCATTTGCAGCAAATCGTCAGCCGACGCGTCGATCCGCTTGAACCTGCTGTTGTTTCGATCGGCTCTTTCGTTTCCGACAACGCATTTAACGTGATTGCTGACCGCGCGACATTAGTCGGGACAGTGCGCACATTTTCTGAACAAGTGCGCAATGACATTGAAAGAGAAATTGAACAAATTGTCAAAGGGACTTGCATCGCCAACGGTTGTACGTACGAATACACGTATATGCGCGGCTATCCGCCCGTTGTAAACCATGAAGACGAAACGAAATTTCTCGTCGCTACCGCTCGTGAAATAGAAGACGTAACCAATGTCGTTGAAATTCAGCCACATATGGGCGGGGAAGATTTCGCTTACTATTTACAACATGTAAAAGGAACGTTTTTCTTTACAGGCGCAAAAGCGGAAACAACAACGATCGCCTATCCGCACCATCATCCGAAATTTGATTTCGATGAACGAGCCATGCTTATTGCAGCAAAAACGCTTGGTCTTACAGCAATCAATTATATGAAAAAAAACGAGAAGCCGTTTTAA